In the Diceros bicornis minor isolate mBicDic1 chromosome 22, mDicBic1.mat.cur, whole genome shotgun sequence genome, one interval contains:
- the LOC131419792 gene encoding interferon alpha-2-like: MALPVSVLLALVMLCSSPACPLGCDLPLSHGNQEAFTLLSQMERISIRSCLKDRADFRFPQILVDGHQLEKTQAAAVVHETLQQIFRLFSTSGSPAAWDETLLDQFLVGLHQQLDDLETCLGKETKVQQSPLGSENSRLAVKRYFHRISLYLKEKEYSGCAWEVVRMEIRRCFLFMNKLTGKLSK, translated from the coding sequence ATGGCCCTCCCAGTCTCTGTGCTGCTGGCCCTGGTGATGCTGTGCTCCAGCCCTGCCTGCCCTCTGGGCTGTGACCTGCCTCTGAGCCACGGCAATCAGGAAGCCTTCACACTTTTGAGTCAAATGGAGAGAATCTCCATTCGGTCGTGTCTGAAGGACAGGGCTGACTTCAGATTTCCGCAGATACTTGTGGACGGGCACCAGCTTGAGAAGACGCAAGCCGCAGCTGTCGTGCACGAGACGCTCCAGCAGATCTTCCGCCTCTTCAGCACCAGCGGCTCTCCTGCGGCTTGGGATGAGACCCTCCTGGACCAATTCCTCGTTGGACTTCATCAGCAGCTGGATGACCTGGAGACATGCTTGGGGAAGGAGACGAAGGTGCAACAGTCACCCCTGGGAAGTGAGAACTCCAGGCTGGCTGTGAAGAGGTACTTCCACAGAATCAGTCTGTATCTGAAAGAGAAAGAGTACAGCGGCTGCGCCTGGGAGGTGGTCAGGATGGAAATCAGAAGGTGCTTCCTCTTCATGAACAAGCTCACCGGAAAGCTCTCGAAATAA
- the LOC131419793 gene encoding interferon omega-1-like, translating to MAFSVSSLMALVMIFSSPISSTSCYLPQSLDLRKQETFTALDQMKTISLLSCLKYRSDFKFPQEKLDGSQFQKAQAISVLHEMLQQIFDLFHTERSSAAWNTTLLDNLCTGLHRQLEDLDTCLEQETGEEGSALGTVGPTLALKRYFRGLHLYLKEKKYSDCAWEMVRVEIRRHFLFINELIRKLRK from the coding sequence ATGGCTTTTTCAGTCTCTTCACTGATGGCATTGGTGATGATCttctccagccccatctcctcCACTAGCTGCTACCTGCCTCAGAGCCTTGACTTGAGAAAGCAGGAGACCTTCACAGCTCTGGACCAAATGAAGacaatctctcttctttcctgtctGAAGTACAGGAGCGACTTCAAATTCCCCCAGGAGAAGCTGGATGGCAGCCAGTTCCAGAAGGCCCAGGCCATCTCTGTCCTCCACGAGATGCTCCAGCAGATCTTCGACCTCTTCCACACAGAGCGCTCCTCTGCTGCCTGGAACacgaccctcctggacaacctcTGCACTGGACTCCATCGGCAGCTGGAAGACCTGGACACCTGTTTGGAGCAGGAGACGGGAGAGGAAGGATCTGCCCTGGGAACTGTGGGCCCTACACTGGCCCTGAAGAGGTACTTCCGGGGACTCCATCTCtacctgaaagagaagaaatacagtGACTGTGCCTGGGAGATGGTCAGAGTGGAAATCAGGAGGCACTTTCTCTTCATCAACGAGCTCATAAGAAAACTCAGGAAGTGA